A section of the Methanosarcina mazei S-6 genome encodes:
- a CDS encoding acyltransferase family protein: protein MKNKIIAFDFLRALAIIMIIPAHLSNYLFSSYGKLMLYAFDPYFANMGLGLFIFMSGYLLYYNNHSIRSLEDVFDFYKKRLLRIFPLYWAALAVFVMVFFVFASRLDSGFVFPDSENVFSPYNVLVHFLGLQILLAPAYAAPMLTLYFVGLIVIFYAIYPFIIMYSKSTEQILISSFVVYFCSFLISKTFNIIDHRFFMFFLVFMFGVLTCRERLSEKALKLPGKIPFVRLLLAILPVIFVLVIVLGLRSSMFLDPRISVTIDTGSAIIGSSTVGSIMSSIAGLMGINLSLLEFIINLALLNIFILIFCISEYSLATRYVNDKLSGTLSSFFTNIATSSYCVYLFHRPFFTLWNSGTNFISSPILRDALMLFVAIPLLFFISYNIQKIELNMKTNFSARKYSGKRSYHKDLL from the coding sequence ATGAAAAACAAAATAATTGCGTTTGACTTTTTAAGAGCGTTAGCAATAATTATGATTATTCCGGCTCACCTGAGTAATTATTTGTTTTCCAGCTATGGAAAACTGATGCTTTATGCTTTTGACCCTTATTTTGCGAATATGGGCCTGGGGCTTTTCATATTCATGAGTGGCTACCTGTTATACTACAACAACCATTCGATAAGGTCGCTAGAAGATGTATTTGATTTTTATAAAAAAAGGCTTTTGAGAATTTTTCCTCTTTACTGGGCTGCACTTGCGGTATTTGTAATGGTATTTTTCGTATTTGCTTCCAGGTTAGATTCGGGATTTGTATTTCCTGATTCAGAGAATGTGTTCAGCCCATACAATGTACTCGTACACTTTCTGGGGCTTCAGATTTTACTCGCTCCGGCTTATGCTGCACCAATGTTAACTCTCTATTTTGTAGGCCTGATTGTTATTTTCTATGCCATTTATCCTTTTATTATTATGTATTCGAAGAGTACAGAACAGATCCTGATATCTTCGTTTGTTGTATACTTCTGTTCCTTTTTGATCTCTAAAACTTTCAATATTATTGATCACCGTTTTTTCATGTTTTTCCTTGTCTTTATGTTTGGGGTACTCACATGCAGGGAAAGGCTGTCTGAAAAAGCCTTAAAGTTACCTGGAAAGATACCTTTTGTCCGGCTTCTGCTGGCAATTCTTCCTGTAATCTTTGTGCTGGTGATTGTTCTGGGGCTGAGAAGTTCCATGTTTCTGGACCCCAGGATTTCCGTTACCATTGACACCGGCAGCGCGATAATAGGGTCCTCCACAGTAGGGTCCATAATGAGCAGTATAGCGGGCTTGATGGGTATCAACCTGTCTCTACTGGAATTTATCATAAATCTGGCACTTCTCAATATTTTTATTCTAATCTTCTGTATTTCAGAATATTCACTTGCTACCAGGTATGTAAATGATAAATTGTCAGGCACTTTGAGTTCGTTCTTTACGAATATTGCCACGTCTTCTTACTGTGTTTATCTATTCCACAGGCCGTTTTTTACTCTGTGGAACTCTGGAACTAATTTCATAAGCTCTCCAATTTTACGTGACGCTTTAATGCTGTTTGTGGCTATTCCCCTGTTGTTTTTCATCTCATATAATATCCAGAAAATAGAATTAAACATGAAAACTAATTTCTCTGCAAGGAAATATTCAGGGAAGAGATCGTATCATAAGGACTTGCTATGA